A section of the Roseomonas marmotae genome encodes:
- a CDS encoding four-helix bundle copper-binding protein — MSHLSPQMRACVDACLNCYTVCLSSFSGHCLEMGGEHTRPDHARLMLACAEICRTSAHFMLLGTPHHRHTCAECAEICTQCAEDCERLGGMQDCVEACRRCAESCRAMAA; from the coding sequence ATGTCCCATCTCTCCCCCCAGATGCGTGCCTGCGTCGATGCCTGCCTCAATTGCTATACGGTCTGCCTTTCCAGCTTCTCCGGCCATTGCCTGGAGATGGGCGGCGAGCACACCAGGCCCGATCATGCCCGGCTGATGCTGGCCTGCGCCGAGATCTGCCGCACCTCCGCCCATTTCATGCTGCTGGGCACCCCGCACCACAGGCACACCTGCGCCGAATGCGCGGAAATCTGCACCCAGTGCGCGGAGGACTGCGAGCGCCTGGGCGGCATGCAGGACTGTGTGGAAGCCTGCCGCCGCTGCGCCGAAAGCTGCCGCGCCATGGCGGCCTGA
- the thiS gene encoding sulfur carrier protein ThiS, translating to MGEVIRIIVNGETRTIAGEATVEVLLDTLGLGSRSVAVQRNQEILSPAAYGATELAHGDMLEIVFFIRGI from the coding sequence ATGGGCGAGGTGATCAGGATCATTGTGAATGGGGAGACCCGGACCATCGCCGGGGAAGCCACGGTGGAGGTACTGCTGGACACGCTGGGGCTGGGCAGCCGCAGCGTGGCGGTCCAGCGGAACCAGGAGATCCTCTCCCCCGCCGCCTATGGCGCGACCGAGCTGGCGCATGGGGACATGCTGGAGATCGTCTTCTTCATCCGCGGCATCTGA
- a CDS encoding DUF2239 family protein has translation MQDVAVTLGEAPAPYTAFAGSRRLASGALAEVALHAKEALDRGVAAPVLIFDNRTSQVVEVDFRGQPSDVLRRLETPRRRPGRPRLGVVAREVTLLPHHWEWLRQQPGGASVALRKLVEEASGGQAAPDRRRLALEACYRFLRIMAGDLPGFEEASRALYAGKRARFEALAGAWPEDLGPHACRLAAAAFESRPEDEPPGIRCRG, from the coding sequence ATGCAGGATGTCGCTGTTACGCTGGGAGAGGCCCCGGCGCCCTACACCGCCTTCGCCGGGAGCCGGCGGCTGGCCAGCGGTGCGCTGGCCGAGGTCGCGCTCCATGCCAAGGAGGCCCTGGACCGTGGCGTCGCGGCGCCGGTCCTGATCTTCGATAACCGCACCAGCCAGGTGGTCGAGGTGGATTTCCGCGGCCAGCCCAGTGATGTCCTGCGCCGCCTGGAGACGCCGCGCCGCCGCCCCGGCCGCCCCAGGCTGGGCGTGGTGGCGCGGGAAGTGACGCTGCTGCCGCACCACTGGGAATGGCTGAGGCAGCAGCCCGGCGGCGCCTCCGTGGCGCTGCGGAAGCTCGTGGAGGAAGCCAGCGGCGGCCAGGCCGCCCCTGACCGGCGACGGCTGGCGCTGGAAGCCTGCTACCGCTTCCTGCGCATCATGGCCGGCGACCTGCCAGGCTTCGAGGAGGCCTCACGCGCGCTTTATGCCGGGAAGCGTGCGCGCTTCGAGGCGCTGGCGGGTGCCTGGCCGGAGGATCTCGGCCCCCATGCCTGCCGGCTGGCGGCAGCAGCTTTCGAGTCCAGGCCCGAGGACGAGCCGCCCGGCATCAGATGCCGCGGATGA
- a CDS encoding GNAT family N-acetyltransferase: MSTPANTTPEDPPLGPEVDPTPRPLPARVPHRGASVTLEPLGIRHAEELWQAMQGQGTEQSWAYMGYGPFASFADFRRFLGGFATTHDPIAWAVRPHISGAASGWLTLMEIQPANAAIELGNIWFAPRMQRSRAATEAMFLLMRHAMDDLGYRRLVWKCNALNAPSRRAAARLGFVYEGEHRAHLVVKGRRRDTAWFSILAEEWPERRDAIAAWLEDANFDHRGVARRSLSAGI, translated from the coding sequence ATGAGCACGCCCGCCAATACCACACCCGAAGATCCGCCGCTGGGCCCGGAAGTGGACCCCACGCCGCGCCCCCTGCCAGCCCGCGTGCCGCATCGCGGCGCCAGCGTGACGCTGGAACCGCTGGGCATCCGCCATGCGGAGGAGCTGTGGCAGGCCATGCAAGGGCAGGGCACGGAGCAGAGCTGGGCCTATATGGGCTACGGCCCCTTCGCCAGTTTCGCGGATTTCCGCCGTTTCCTCGGCGGCTTCGCCACCACGCACGACCCCATCGCCTGGGCGGTGCGCCCGCATATCTCCGGCGCCGCCTCCGGCTGGCTGACGCTGATGGAAATTCAGCCCGCCAATGCCGCCATCGAACTGGGGAATATCTGGTTTGCGCCGCGCATGCAGCGGAGCCGCGCGGCGACCGAGGCGATGTTCCTGCTGATGCGCCATGCCATGGACGACCTCGGCTACCGTCGCCTCGTCTGGAAGTGCAACGCGCTGAACGCGCCCTCCCGCCGCGCCGCCGCGCGGCTGGGCTTCGTCTATGAGGGTGAGCACCGCGCGCATCTGGTGGTGAAGGGGCGGCGGCGGGACACCGCCTGGTTCTCCATCCTGGCGGAGGAATGGCCGGAGCGCCGCGACGCCATCGCCGCCTGGCTGGAGGATGCCAATTTCGACCATCGCGGCGTGGCGCGGCGCAGCCTCTCCGCCGGTATATGA
- a CDS encoding ferredoxin--NADP reductase: protein MNAETRPPLKSAHAAYFTETVEQVHHWTDRLFSFRCTRSPSLRFQAGQFVMIGLVVDGKPLVRAYSVASAHYEEHLEFLSIKVPNGPLTSRLQHIRPGDEILVGKKSVGTLVTDALLPGRTLWLYGTGTGLAPFMSLIREPEVYDRFERVVLLHGVREVKELAYRDFIENELPKDELLGEMIAPRLLYYPTVTREPFRNQGRVTDLIRSGKLFSDLGLPAFTPEHDRIMLCGSPEMLAETKGLLEGMGFEEGANSRPGQYVIEKAFVEK from the coding sequence ATGAATGCCGAGACCCGCCCGCCGCTGAAATCCGCCCATGCCGCCTATTTCACGGAAACCGTGGAGCAGGTGCATCACTGGACAGACCGCCTGTTCAGCTTCCGCTGCACGCGCAGCCCCAGCCTGCGCTTCCAGGCCGGGCAGTTCGTGATGATCGGGCTGGTGGTGGACGGCAAGCCGCTGGTGCGCGCCTATTCCGTCGCCTCGGCACATTATGAGGAACATCTGGAGTTCCTCTCCATCAAGGTGCCGAACGGGCCGCTGACCAGCCGGCTCCAGCATATCCGCCCGGGCGACGAGATCCTGGTGGGCAAGAAATCGGTCGGCACGCTGGTGACGGATGCGCTGCTGCCGGGCAGGACGCTCTGGCTCTATGGCACGGGCACCGGCCTCGCCCCCTTCATGTCCCTGATCCGTGAGCCGGAGGTCTATGACCGGTTCGAGCGCGTGGTGCTGCTGCATGGCGTGCGCGAGGTGAAGGAGCTGGCCTATCGCGACTTCATCGAGAACGAGCTGCCGAAGGACGAACTGCTGGGCGAGATGATCGCCCCCAGGCTGCTCTACTACCCCACCGTGACGCGGGAGCCCTTCCGCAACCAGGGTCGCGTGACGGACCTGATCCGCAGCGGCAAGCTGTTCAGCGATCTCGGCCTGCCCGCTTTCACGCCGGAGCATGACCGCATCATGCTCTGCGGCAGCCCGGAGATGCTGGCCGAGACCAAGGGCCTGCTGGAAGGCATGGGCTTCGAGGAAGGTGCCAACAGCCGCCCGGGCCAGTATGTGATCGAAAAGGCCTTCGTCGAGAAGTAA
- a CDS encoding DMT family transporter, which yields MPARLATRQVDWLNLVIAVLLMGAGWPLTRFAVMEGAPTLWLLVGRIGLSCLVSAAVMLMLGRLRWPAPADWPAVLTLGLLQITGFFTLGYIAVTWIPAGRTAILSCATTLWVVPLSVLLLREAIPPRRWLAALLALGGVMVMSSPWSIDWSSPAVLLGHALLLAAALCWAAAIVVLRRYPPSRPVLDLLPWCFGLATLLTLPLALTQPLGTWNTGALSALAFLGVVVGPVALWCSAQVQMRMPAVVSSIGLLLSPAAGLVLATFWLGEALGPDLLLGTGMILGGAIIAAWPRRAS from the coding sequence ATGCCGGCACGCCTGGCCACCCGGCAGGTCGACTGGCTGAACCTCGTCATCGCGGTGCTGCTGATGGGGGCGGGCTGGCCCCTCACCCGCTTCGCCGTCATGGAAGGGGCGCCGACCCTCTGGCTGCTGGTGGGGCGCATCGGCCTCTCCTGCCTCGTCAGCGCGGCGGTGATGCTGATGCTGGGGCGGCTGCGCTGGCCGGCACCGGCGGACTGGCCCGCGGTGCTGACGCTCGGCCTGCTGCAGATCACCGGCTTCTTCACCCTCGGCTATATCGCGGTCACCTGGATCCCGGCGGGGCGCACCGCCATCCTCTCCTGCGCCACCACGCTCTGGGTGGTGCCGCTCTCCGTCCTGCTGCTGCGGGAAGCGATCCCGCCGCGCCGCTGGCTGGCGGCCCTGCTGGCGCTGGGTGGCGTCATGGTGATGAGCAGCCCCTGGAGCATCGACTGGTCTTCCCCCGCCGTGCTGCTCGGCCATGCGCTGCTGCTGGCGGCCGCGCTTTGCTGGGCCGCCGCCATCGTGGTCCTGCGCCGCTATCCTCCCAGCCGCCCGGTGCTGGACCTGCTGCCCTGGTGCTTCGGCCTGGCGACACTGCTGACGCTGCCGCTGGCCCTGACCCAGCCGCTGGGCACCTGGAATACCGGCGCCCTTTCCGCCCTGGCATTCCTCGGGGTGGTCGTGGGGCCGGTCGCGCTCTGGTGCTCGGCGCAGGTGCAGATGCGGATGCCGGCGGTGGTCTCCTCCATCGGGCTGTTGCTCAGCCCGGCGGCGGGGCTGGTCCTCGCCACCTTCTGGCTGGGGGAGGCGCTGGGCCCGGACCTGCTGCTGGGCACGGGGATGATCCTGGGCGGCGCCATCATCGCCGCCTGGCCGCGCCGGGCTTCCTGA
- the uvrB gene encoding excinuclease ABC subunit UvrB, with protein MSLTIPAASPFIPPKRPAPSGNRVMKVVSPYEPAGDQPTAIGQLVEGLRQGERDQVLLGVTGSGKTFTMAKVIEQVQRPTLILAPNKTLAAQLYGEMKSFFPDNAVEYFVSYYDYYQPEAYVPRSDTYIEKDAQINEQIDRMRHSATQALLERNDVIIVASVSCIYGIGSVELYSNMVVKLQVGGRISRDHLIKALVEQQYRRNDAGFQRGTFRVRGESVDIWPSHLEDRAWRISLFGDEIDGLREFDPLTGEIAGEMEAVSIYANSHYVTPRPTLLQAIRDIRVELKQRLEELNAEGKLLEAQRLEQRTTFDLEMMETTGSCKGIENYSRYLSGRGPGNPPPTLFEYLPENALLIVDESHVTVPQIGGMYRGDFARKSILNEFGFRLPSCMDNRPLKFEEWDSFRPNSIFVSATPGAWEMERTGGTFAEQVIRPTGLIDPPVEIRPVEGQVDDLLAQCRDVMDQGGRVLVTTLTKRMAEDLTEYMTEAGIKVRYLHSDVDTLERIEIIRDLRKGVFDVLIGINLLREGLDIPECRLVAILDADKEGFLRSTTSLIQTIGRAARNAEGRVILYADRMTNSMRNALEETDRRRAKQQAWNEAHGITPQTIQRQISDVLQSVYEQDYVTVAPTDAEEDGPSHFVGKDLRASIAELERQMRAAAADLEFETAARLRDEIKRLENLELGLEPNLAGRSMQDAMPRRAAESRPAGRGRGADGKGKEKKEWRPKPLGPGGGGYEPEKKRGGRRSSR; from the coding sequence ATGAGCCTGACCATTCCCGCCGCCTCCCCCTTCATCCCGCCCAAGCGCCCGGCTCCCTCGGGCAACCGCGTCATGAAGGTGGTCTCGCCGTATGAGCCGGCGGGCGACCAGCCCACGGCCATCGGGCAACTGGTGGAAGGGCTGCGGCAGGGGGAGCGGGATCAGGTGCTGCTGGGCGTCACCGGCTCCGGCAAGACCTTCACCATGGCCAAGGTCATCGAGCAGGTGCAGCGGCCCACGCTGATCCTGGCGCCCAACAAGACGCTGGCGGCGCAGCTCTATGGGGAGATGAAGTCCTTCTTCCCCGACAATGCCGTCGAGTATTTCGTCAGCTACTACGACTACTACCAGCCGGAAGCCTATGTGCCGCGCTCCGACACCTATATCGAGAAGGACGCGCAGATCAACGAGCAGATCGACCGGATGCGCCACTCCGCCACCCAGGCGCTGCTGGAGCGGAACGACGTCATCATCGTCGCCTCGGTCTCCTGCATCTACGGCATCGGCTCGGTCGAGCTGTATTCGAACATGGTGGTCAAGCTGCAGGTCGGCGGCCGCATCTCCCGCGACCACCTGATCAAGGCGCTGGTGGAGCAGCAGTATCGGCGCAACGACGCCGGCTTCCAGCGCGGCACCTTCCGCGTGCGGGGGGAGAGCGTGGATATCTGGCCCTCCCACCTGGAGGACCGCGCCTGGCGGATCAGCCTCTTCGGCGACGAGATCGACGGATTGCGGGAATTCGACCCGCTGACAGGCGAGATCGCCGGCGAGATGGAAGCCGTCTCCATCTACGCCAACAGCCACTACGTCACCCCGCGCCCGACGCTGTTGCAGGCCATCCGCGACATCCGTGTGGAACTGAAGCAGCGGCTGGAGGAATTGAACGCCGAGGGAAAGCTGCTGGAGGCGCAGCGGCTGGAACAGCGCACCACCTTTGACCTGGAGATGATGGAGACCACCGGTTCCTGCAAAGGGATCGAGAATTATTCCCGCTATCTCTCCGGCCGCGGTCCCGGCAATCCGCCGCCGACGCTGTTTGAATACCTGCCCGAGAATGCCCTGCTGATCGTCGATGAGAGCCACGTCACCGTGCCGCAGATCGGCGGCATGTATCGCGGCGACTTCGCGCGCAAATCCATCCTCAATGAATTCGGCTTCCGCCTGCCCTCCTGCATGGACAACCGGCCGCTGAAATTCGAGGAGTGGGACAGCTTCCGCCCGAATTCGATCTTCGTCAGCGCCACCCCCGGCGCCTGGGAGATGGAGCGCACCGGCGGCACCTTCGCCGAGCAGGTGATCCGTCCCACCGGCCTGATCGATCCGCCGGTGGAGATCCGCCCGGTCGAGGGCCAGGTGGACGACCTGCTGGCGCAGTGCCGCGATGTCATGGACCAGGGCGGCCGCGTGCTGGTCACGACGCTGACCAAGCGCATGGCCGAGGACCTGACCGAATACATGACGGAAGCGGGCATCAAGGTCCGCTACCTGCATTCGGACGTGGACACGCTGGAGCGGATCGAGATCATCCGGGACCTTCGCAAGGGTGTGTTCGATGTGCTGATCGGCATCAACCTGCTGCGCGAGGGCCTCGACATCCCGGAATGCCGGCTGGTCGCGATCCTGGACGCGGATAAGGAAGGCTTCCTGCGCTCCACCACCTCGCTGATCCAGACCATCGGCCGCGCCGCGCGCAATGCCGAGGGGCGGGTGATCCTCTATGCCGACCGCATGACCAACAGCATGCGCAACGCGCTGGAGGAAACCGACCGCCGCCGCGCCAAGCAGCAGGCCTGGAACGAGGCGCATGGCATCACGCCGCAGACCATCCAGCGTCAGATCAGCGACGTGCTGCAATCGGTCTATGAGCAGGATTACGTCACCGTCGCCCCCACGGACGCGGAGGAGGACGGGCCGAGCCATTTCGTCGGCAAGGACCTGCGCGCCAGCATCGCGGAGCTGGAGCGCCAGATGCGCGCCGCCGCCGCCGACCTGGAATTCGAGACCGCCGCGCGGCTGCGCGACGAGATCAAGAGGCTGGAGAACCTGGAGCTGGGGCTGGAGCCCAACCTCGCCGGCCGGTCGATGCAGGACGCCATGCCCCGGCGGGCCGCCGAGAGCCGCCCCGCCGGGCGTGGCCGTGGCGCCGACGGCAAGGGCAAGGAGAAGAAGGAGTGGCGCCCCAAGCCGCTGGGCCCTGGCGGCGGCGGCTATGAGCCGGAGAAGAAGCGGGGGGGCCGCCGGTCGAGCCGTTAA
- a CDS encoding response regulator transcription factor, with protein MRILLVEDDAEVGRFVKKGLQEAGHTVEHVSNGREGLFMAAGENFDLLVLDRMLPGGIDGVRLVETLRGQGNHTPVLFLSALGGVDDRVKGLKAGGDDYLVKPFAFAELLARVEALGRRPAVDAPTTRLRIADLELDLLSRTVTRGGKRIDVQPREFRLLEHLMRHAGQVVTRTMLLEKVWDYHFDPQTNVIDVHVSRLRQKLDKGFDQPLIHTIRNAGYMIRAEP; from the coding sequence ATGCGCATCCTGCTGGTGGAGGACGATGCCGAAGTTGGCCGCTTCGTGAAGAAGGGCCTGCAGGAAGCCGGCCACACGGTCGAGCACGTGTCCAATGGGCGCGAGGGCCTCTTCATGGCAGCCGGGGAGAATTTCGACCTGCTGGTGCTCGACCGCATGCTGCCCGGCGGCATCGACGGTGTCCGGCTGGTGGAAACGCTGCGTGGCCAGGGCAACCACACCCCGGTCCTCTTCCTCTCCGCCCTGGGTGGGGTCGATGACCGGGTGAAGGGCCTGAAGGCCGGCGGTGACGACTATCTGGTCAAGCCCTTCGCCTTCGCCGAGTTGCTGGCGCGGGTGGAGGCCCTGGGCCGCCGCCCCGCCGTCGATGCGCCGACCACACGGCTGCGGATCGCCGATCTTGAACTGGACCTGCTCTCCCGCACCGTTACGCGCGGTGGCAAGCGGATCGATGTGCAGCCGCGCGAGTTCCGGCTGCTGGAGCATCTGATGCGCCATGCCGGGCAGGTCGTCACCCGCACCATGCTGCTCGAGAAGGTCTGGGACTACCACTTCGACCCTCAGACCAACGTGATCGACGTGCATGTCTCCCGGCTCCGGCAGAAGCTGGACAAGGGCTTTGACCAGCCGCTGATCCATACCATCCGCAACGCCGGCTATATGATCCGCGCCGAGCCGTGA
- a CDS encoding sensor histidine kinase translates to MTPPPHPRPESAGRPGATLPPHLMRRRAQQHPGPLWRLLSSASFRIALLFATLFLLAGLAFTGVLWWGTAGALERQIDAAIRADAVALAERWREAGDDAVADAIRERLALDAEDQTIYLLSGPDGSHLAGNLEALPEDFTPDQQWYVITLMRDDVPGEARLIVLRLPDNSYLAVGRDVAEKLRLRALLTEGLAWSAGVAILFAFAGAWLLRRSLEERLAPATATAAMIAGGDLSPRVPLAGREDEFEALGRSMNTMLDRIAHLMEGVRGVSDAIAHDLRTPIARARSRLEEALETSDDPATLKAALERGIADLDNVTRVFQAVLRIAEVEAGARRAAFAPLDLVPLLADAAELYGANAEEKGQTLRTSWPDRLPLTGDRDLLLQAVANLLDNAVKFTRPGGTISLSASLREDMVLLRITDEGPGLSAEDRDRVGERFFRTDSARATPGSGLGLSLVRAVVQLHGGTVWFEDGQGKIPGFPGLTVFLQLPVG, encoded by the coding sequence GTGACGCCGCCGCCGCATCCGCGGCCCGAATCCGCCGGGCGTCCCGGCGCCACCCTGCCGCCGCATCTGATGCGGCGGCGGGCACAGCAGCACCCGGGGCCGCTGTGGCGGCTGCTCTCCTCCGCCAGCTTCCGCATCGCCCTGCTCTTCGCCACGCTCTTCCTGCTGGCGGGGCTGGCCTTCACCGGCGTGCTCTGGTGGGGCACCGCGGGGGCGCTGGAACGACAGATCGACGCCGCCATCCGCGCCGATGCCGTCGCCCTGGCGGAGCGCTGGCGGGAGGCCGGTGACGATGCGGTCGCCGATGCCATCCGTGAGCGTCTGGCGCTGGATGCCGAGGACCAGACCATCTACCTGTTGAGTGGCCCCGACGGCAGCCACCTGGCCGGCAACCTGGAAGCCCTGCCCGAGGATTTCACCCCCGACCAGCAGTGGTATGTCATCACGCTGATGCGCGACGACGTTCCGGGAGAGGCGCGGCTCATCGTGCTGCGGCTGCCGGATAATTCCTACTTGGCCGTCGGGCGGGACGTGGCGGAAAAGCTGCGCCTGCGGGCCCTGCTGACGGAGGGGCTGGCATGGTCGGCGGGCGTCGCCATCCTCTTCGCCTTCGCCGGCGCCTGGCTGCTGCGGCGTTCGCTGGAGGAGCGGCTGGCCCCCGCCACCGCCACCGCCGCGATGATCGCCGGCGGCGACCTCTCGCCCCGCGTGCCGCTGGCCGGGCGGGAGGACGAGTTCGAGGCCCTGGGCCGCAGCATGAACACCATGCTGGACCGGATCGCCCATCTGATGGAGGGCGTGCGCGGCGTTTCGGATGCCATCGCGCATGACCTGCGCACCCCGATCGCCCGTGCCCGCTCCCGACTCGAGGAGGCGCTGGAGACCTCCGACGACCCCGCGACGCTGAAGGCGGCGCTGGAGCGTGGCATCGCTGACCTCGACAATGTCACCCGCGTCTTCCAGGCCGTGCTGCGGATCGCCGAGGTGGAGGCGGGTGCCCGCCGCGCCGCCTTCGCGCCGCTGGACCTGGTGCCGCTGCTGGCCGACGCGGCCGAGCTTTATGGCGCCAATGCCGAGGAGAAGGGCCAGACGCTGCGGACCTCCTGGCCCGACCGCCTGCCGCTGACCGGCGACCGCGACCTGCTGCTGCAGGCTGTGGCCAATCTGCTGGACAATGCGGTGAAGTTCACCAGGCCCGGCGGCACCATCAGCCTCTCGGCCAGTCTGCGGGAGGACATGGTGCTGCTGCGGATCACCGACGAAGGCCCCGGACTTTCGGCCGAGGACCGGGACCGGGTGGGCGAGCGCTTCTTCCGCACCGATAGCGCGCGCGCCACGCCGGGTTCGGGGCTGGGCCTCTCGCTGGTGCGGGCTGTGGTGCAGCTGCATGGCGGCACCGTGTGGTTCGAGGATGGCCAGGGCAAGATTCCCGGCTTCCCCGGGCTGACGGTGTTCCTGCAACTTCCGGTCGGATGA
- a CDS encoding metallophosphoesterase family protein gives MTVFFTADTHFGHAGARALYRRPFPDVRAMDAALLERWNAVVGPEDEVWHLGDFALGPTEARMQELLARLNGRKHLITGNNDGPRTTSLTGWASVAAYRELELEGVGLVLCHYAFRSWRSMAKGWWNLHGHSHGRLKPLPRQADLGVDIWDFRPVPLADILAARGSRRAGRGEG, from the coding sequence ATGACCGTCTTCTTCACCGCCGATACGCATTTCGGCCATGCCGGCGCCCGCGCGCTCTACCGCCGCCCTTTCCCTGATGTGCGGGCGATGGACGCGGCCCTGCTGGAGCGCTGGAATGCCGTCGTGGGTCCGGAGGATGAGGTCTGGCACCTCGGCGACTTCGCCCTGGGCCCGACGGAGGCGCGGATGCAGGAGCTGCTGGCGCGGCTGAACGGGCGGAAGCACCTGATCACCGGCAATAACGATGGGCCGCGCACCACCAGCCTCACGGGCTGGGCCAGCGTGGCGGCCTACCGGGAACTGGAGCTGGAAGGCGTGGGGCTGGTGCTCTGCCACTATGCATTCCGCAGCTGGCGCAGTATGGCGAAGGGCTGGTGGAACCTGCATGGCCATAGCCATGGCCGGCTGAAGCCCTTGCCCCGGCAGGCGGATCTGGGTGTCGATATCTGGGATTTCCGCCCCGTTCCCCTGGCCGACATCCTGGCCGCCCGCGGCAGCCGCCGCGCTGGCCGGGGCGAGGGCTAG
- a CDS encoding tripartite tricarboxylate transporter substrate binding protein, whose product MKQFSRRQMMGAMALSPLVASPLARPALGQARYPSRPLQMICPWGAGGGTDATARIVAALLEKELGQPVNVVNRTGGSGVVGHAAIANAQPDGYTIGIITVEITMMHWQGLTELTYANYTPLGLMNRDAPGVQVSASSPYKDIKSLADAIKASPPGKLKASGTGQGGIWHLALVGWLQAMGLAPDHVRWVPSNGAAPGMQDLVAGGIDIVPCSVPEAKAMLDAGRARSLAIMAPERDPQFPDIPTLKETLGVDYNTGVWRGIGAPLKLPAEQAAKLTEALERVYKSAEYSDFMKARGFGMDWGDGQGFGKVMADTDRAMGEAMRAAGLVKS is encoded by the coding sequence ATGAAGCAGTTCTCACGGCGCCAGATGATGGGGGCCATGGCCCTCTCCCCCCTCGTGGCCTCGCCTCTGGCGCGGCCGGCGCTGGGCCAGGCGCGCTATCCCTCCCGTCCGCTGCAGATGATCTGCCCCTGGGGGGCTGGCGGCGGCACGGATGCCACGGCGCGCATCGTCGCTGCGCTGCTGGAGAAGGAGCTTGGCCAGCCCGTCAATGTGGTCAACCGCACCGGCGGCTCCGGCGTGGTAGGCCATGCCGCCATCGCCAATGCCCAGCCGGATGGCTACACCATCGGCATCATCACCGTGGAGATCACGATGATGCACTGGCAGGGCCTGACCGAGCTGACCTATGCCAACTATACGCCGCTGGGGCTGATGAACCGCGATGCCCCGGGCGTCCAGGTCAGCGCCTCCTCTCCGTACAAGGACATCAAGTCGCTGGCCGATGCGATCAAGGCCAGCCCTCCCGGCAAGCTGAAGGCCTCCGGCACGGGGCAGGGGGGGATCTGGCACCTGGCGCTGGTTGGCTGGCTGCAGGCCATGGGGCTGGCGCCGGACCATGTGCGCTGGGTGCCCTCCAACGGCGCCGCGCCGGGCATGCAGGATCTCGTGGCCGGGGGCATCGACATCGTCCCCTGCTCGGTGCCCGAGGCCAAGGCCATGCTCGATGCCGGGCGCGCGCGCAGCCTGGCCATCATGGCGCCGGAGCGGGACCCGCAGTTCCCGGATATCCCGACGCTGAAGGAGACGCTGGGCGTCGACTACAATACCGGCGTCTGGCGCGGCATCGGCGCGCCGCTGAAGCTGCCCGCCGAACAGGCGGCCAAGCTGACCGAGGCGCTGGAGCGTGTGTACAAGTCGGCCGAATATTCCGACTTCATGAAGGCCCGCGGCTTCGGCATGGACTGGGGCGACGGCCAGGGCTTCGGCAAGGTGATGGCCGATACCGACCGCGCCATGGGCGAGGCGATGCGTGCCGCCGGCCTGGTGAAGAGCTGA